GTTCACAGAAGAGGTGTTGACGATATTCTAACCACCATTGTTTAAATGGCTTAGTTGTGAAAGATACAAGACCCCAGGAATCCATAACTCGGCTGCGTTCCAGGCCGGTAGATAATATTTCTATTGGCTTTATAACATCAGCGAAAGACAGTTTAATTGGTACTTGACCAAAAGCCAATTGACAAGCAGCTATAGATGGGTAGTAGAACTCGTAGGATGTTGGATGTGCTTTTCCTCCAAAGAAACCGGGTGGGAGGATTCCAGGTGTGATGGATGCAATAAGGTTctccttgctgacttcatcgGTTGTAGCCATGTTGAAATTGAAGTGGAAGGGCAGCTCAAAGAGATTTTCATCATCAAGATAGGCAAACCAAATGATTGCATTTTTGGTAAGACCATTATAGAAGGCCCTGAAAAAATCGGCTGTATGGCTTGGGGTATACTGAGTACTTAGGACAACTGACATGGCTTCACCAAAAGACATGCATCGGCGAGTCTCGGGCTCTGCATCTTCTGGTTGCTCTTTTGGAAATCGAAGTTTCCTAAAATCATATTTCAAAATGGCCTTAGGATGCAGGTTGAGCCATAAATTGATGAAACACCAAGGGCTACCCAGATTGCCGATAGGTTCTCCAACCGATAATTTAACAGATACTTGGTGGAGTAGCTGATACAATGATCCGAGGAGATGCTTCCCTAGAGGAACCGCAGTCCGAGATGATAGGGTTTCAGCTAAGGCAAGAGGATTTGTAGTGGGTCCTAACGATTTCCCACAGAAAACATGTTTCTCGAGCCACATGTTTAAGAAAGCGGTGTGCTCTCTGGTGTCAATGCTGCCTGTCTTGGCATATTTTAAAATGTAACCTTTCCAGCCACCAATATATTTGCAATCTATTCTAAAGGAAGGCTTGTTGAGCGTCAAATCGGCAGTGGTGATATCCAAGCCAGTGAGCATCACTGCATCGGCCAGAGCTGGTGTCATTGCCCCGTGGCCGAAAAGGAAAGCGTTCAATACATCGGACCAGAAATATGAAGCTGCTATGAGCATCGGCACGTTCCTATCCATGTTCGACAAAGAAAGGGTGATGCATTGGCCAATTTCATACTAATCCCAATCGGCTCTTTTGGAAGTGGCCATCTTGTGGTACCAATTCTTCCATCCGATGGTAACGTTAGGCCAGGACCAAAAAGTTTGGTTCCAGTCATCTAAATTAATCGGGCTAGATTTGAAAGGGATCCTGTTGGTTTCTGAGTTGATTAAATATGAAGGATCTGGATCACCCATGGGACCCAAATAGATGAATCCAGGTTTGTCATTTATGGGGATAGTGAGATTGTGCCTAAGAttctgaaaataaaagaaatCGCTCTGAGAATGAAGAATGAAAAGGGGGAAGAAGAAACAGGACTGTAGAGATGGGGAGCATACCTCAGGGATCGAATCAAGAGTAGCCATGGAAGAAATGCGGATTGGATCTGTAGAATCGTCGAAAAGAAGCGCCGTTCGAGCTTGACAATGAGGGGTCGTTGCTCGAGAAATCGCCACAGGCAAGAACAGATctatggagtttggcttgaagAGGAACCGGCGAGAGGAAGGAGATGACGGTTGGTATTTATAGTCTTGCTTTGGAGAGGGTATATATATTATTTCAAGGCCGCCGTTTGCGAAAAGCGCGGGGTTCAAGGTATGCTCGATTTTGGAAAGCAATCATAGATAGAGAAAGAGTTTTGAAATAAAAAGATATTTTATTTCGAAACTGGGGGCATGTGTTGACACCTTTTTTTTGGCACGTGTCAAGTTCGGCGTCGGAAAGGAGTAGGAGGGCCTTTGTGGAGTGAAAGAAGAAAATCGGCCGATTCAGATGACTGAGAGGAGATAAATGAGGATTGGCCGATGGGGTTGCCGATTGGAGGCTTGGCCGATTTTGCACAAGGGTTCAGCCGATTGCCGATTGAACATTCTACCGATTGGGCCGAATTGGGCCTATGGCGTTTTGTGGTCGATTAGGATTTTGTGTCGAGTCCAACTCTTACGTGGGTTGATAAGATTGTTTATAAAGTTTATTTCTTTAGCGTCAAGTTTTATGTTTGTCGTGATCGACAAGGAATCCGTATCCTAAGATATAAATAGCTACCTTGCATGGTCTAAAGAAGTTTTGTACACACCAACATAAACCAAAACCCTACTTTTTTGCAATCTACTTTTCGTACTTGGTGACTTCATTgaatctttttcttttttccacgAGTTCTTTCGAGTTAGCAGGGCTGCATCGCTCCGATCTCCGGCTTGCTGGTAAGTTCCGCGTTTATCGAATATTTTCTAGACTTCAACTTTGGGCGCACCACTGTCGTTTTATCTAGATTTATTCACAATTTATCGATACCTGCTAGATCTGCAAGTTTTAACTCAAATCTTATAGTTTTAGTTTTTATCACAAATTGATTCATCTTGAAATAACTTTTATCAGCTAGATCAGATCTATTAAAATATACTATTCCATAGCCAATTTAGATTTGTTTCGACCATTTGTTTATCAAGCTCTGTTTAAGTCACGTTTTAGTAGCTCTTTACGTTGCTCACATTACTACAATCAGCTTCCCTAACTGTTTGTCTTTACTCATATCGGCAGCTTTGCCATTATAATCTATTGGAGAGATTCGGTACACCAGCCGTTTTCACTCCTGAATTTATCATCTTGTTTCCTTGTCAATCAACTGGTCATATAGACTGGCACGCCTTTGGTCCAGGTTCAATATGTTAGTACGTGGAGGTCGCTGCATAATTTTTTGTGTCAACACTTATATTTATTCCAGGATTTAACCAGCACTATTCTTTTAGTGGTAGGCTGCGTGCCTATCGACAGTGAGGGTCCTGCAATGACTTCGTCAATTTCGAGATATATCGGCTTAGTCTTTCGGATGTGCTAATAGAGATAGGTTTGCTTGTGTCTAATCATAGAGGTGAGTGTGCGCATCTGTACGTGTGCGTCTGTGTCTGTACTATGTTTGGAAAAAAGGTAATACAATTATGATTGTTGATTTTTTTCAAATGATATTTGCATGAATTCCTTGAAACACcaataaaatttgtcaaaggACATTTCCTCACAACTACAACTGCGGAAACCATGGGAATGAATGGGGTTTATTAATTTGGTGAGCAAGGAGGCAGCAATAGCCGTGCACGTTTCAATGATTATATAGCGACGGACTGAGTCTACACCACCTGTGCATACTATTCAACACAGGGTACTTTATTAATTAAACGCGTGGTCTAACAGATCAGCAACGATTAAGAAAACAAACATATCTTAAACCCAGATCCAGGTGAGGTCACATCATCTCTCTGACATATCCTTATAATTTCAACTGTAATGGTTTCAACCCCAGTTCTTCCATCACGCAGCTTCCAACATACATAAGTGGCAAGAGACAACCTCGCTAACTGAAACATCAGTAGTTAGAGGGGGGAAAAACTACAAAAGTTGATCGAGCGTCCCCCAGCTATGTCCAAGGAGGAAATCCCTGATCTCATGATCATGTGCTCTGAACTTTATACCGCTGCGCTAGAGGGGCGGACGCAGGAGGTCACCGGGCTACTAGCTGGAAGCAGCCACGCGACGACGGCGGCTAGAAACGGTCGGCCATCCCCGGCAGCAAGAGCAAATGGTACCTCTACCTTTGCAACACGCCAACATCTTTTCGGCAATAAATTCGTAGTATTTCTGAGCATATCGGCTACTCGTGATTCTGGAAATCTGATAGCGCACTTTTCCTTTGATTTGAGCCGTTCACCCTGGACACCGCTGCACCACCCGCGAGGTGGCCGCGGAACGCAGCACGCTCCTGCACGTCGCCGCCGGTCAGGCTCACTGCGCCCTCATCACCGAGCTCTGCCTCCGGGACAGCGCCCTCCTGTACTCGGTCAGCTCTTCGCTGGACACGCCCCTGCACTGCGCGGCGAGGCACGGGCACGCCGACGCGGTCGAGACCATCGTTCGGCTTGCCAGGTCTAGCGTCGAGGAGGGCAGGCTGCGGGAGCTTCTCGGCGGCAGGAACGATGCCGGTGACACCGCACTGCACGTAGCCGCGAGGCACGGCCGCGGCGAGACGGTGGAGGTGCTGATGAAGCTGGCGCCCGagatggcggcggaggtgaatgGAGCTGGAGTGTCGCCGCTGTACCTGGCGGTGATGAGCAGGTCGATGCGCGCCGTCGAGGCGATTGTTGGGTACCAGGACGCGTCCGCCGCTGGTCCCATGTCGCAGAACGCGTTGCACGCTGCCGTTCTCCAGAGCTCGGGTTAGTTCGTTGACACTAAGTACGCAGCCATTTTGGTATTTCCTAATGATTTTGTTATGGCTTCGATTATTATACAAAGGGAAGAAGTGAGAACGAAGTTGTGGACATGGAAGGCCATGATTCACACGCAGAGTTCGAACTGAAAACTAGAATATTCATTTCCTGGTCAGAGGAATTCAGTGTGTCTTGGGGCAACCATCTCAGCACAAGAAAAAAAGATGGTGCGATATCTCTTACTATAAAACTAGTGTTATCAAACGATCTGTGGTCAAATTCTTGAATGGGGCTGATAGTGATATCTACACATTGAGAAATGGAATCTATAATTATCATTATCATGACACCCCCAAGAGTTGACTATTCGACAGGTGCCAGGCAGAGGCTAGTCAAACTAAATTAAAATTATTGGAAGATAAACAGTAGAGCCAAGCAGATCAACTTGGCACTTTTTCTACATGGTGAATAGGTGCTTTCTTGTTATGAACGCAATCTGGATTGATAGGAAAGCAAAATATAAGCTGAGGGCTCAACAAAGCATGAGTCATATAGATTAGCAGTTCTCAACCATTTTATTGGCTTAAACTACATCATGGCTGCCACTTGAGACAATGTAGTCTGcagagtatatatatatagttctAAAAAAAGTTAAACATACGTAATTTGTTCTTATCCTATTCCTTAGAAAAAGGGATGCATTATGATGAAATGTTTCAAAAAAACATTATGGAGTATTTCAAATTCTTTCTGTAGAAATGGTTTCCTTGCTGCTACGATGCTGGCCATCACTTGCGACCGACCTTGACAGCAACAAGAGCAGCCCATTACATTTTGCTTCATCTGACGGTGACTGTTCCATCATCGAAGAAATATTAACACACGCACCACCGAGCACAGCCTACCTGCAGGACAACGAGGGCCTTTCGGCTCTACATGCTGCAGCACTGATGGGTAACGAACCTGCAGTTCGGTTATTGCTGCAATTCTACCCAGCTTCTGCAGGCATTCGTGACAACCATGGCCGAAGCTTTCTGCATGCTGCGGCTTTGCGAGGCCACTCGTCCATCGTTTCACAGGTTATAAAGAATCGGACGCTGGAAAATCTTTTGAATCAGCAAGACCGAGAAGGGAACACGGCACTTCATTTGGCTGTGGAGTCAGGGGAGTATGGAACTGTTTCTAAGCTTTTATCCAGTGGAAAAGTGCAAGTTCACATTATGAACAATGCAGGCCACACCCCAGCTGACCTGATTGAGAAGTCCACAGGTTTCTACTCAATGGTATGTAACGTCCCATCTTTTTTCCTTAAAAGCAGTACAGTAGCGAAAATTGCAGTTTCTTCCATGTAATGTACACACGTCTAATAATCGAAATTGATTGAATGATCTATGTTACATACATAGGAGATTATGATCATGCATGTGACACATTTGCGAACAAGCAGGTAAGTTTGGTGGTGAAGCTGTATGTCTATGGAGCACAATTCAGACCACAGAGGCAAGACCTTGTAAAGAAATGGTCTGGCCAGGACCTCGTGAAATGGCGAGTGGCAACATCAAAGAATCTTGCAATTGTCTCCACTCTTGTGGCAACAGTTGCCTTCTCGGCAGCATTCAACGTGCCTGGTTCATATGGATCGGATGGCAAGGCAAATCTGAATGAGAACCGCATGTATACTGCCTTCCTTGTGCTGGACACCATTGCCGTGACCACAGCAGTGATGGCAACAATACTGCTTGTCTACGGGCGAGCTTCGCAGTCCAATCGCTCCTGGTTGGGTTTCATCATCTCAA
Above is a genomic segment from Panicum hallii strain FIL2 chromosome 8, PHallii_v3.1, whole genome shotgun sequence containing:
- the LOC112902900 gene encoding ankyrin repeat-containing protein At5g02620-like codes for the protein MSKEEIPDLMIMCSELYTAALEGRTQEVTGLLAGSSHATTAARNGRPSPAARANAVHPGHRCTTREVAAERSTLLHVAAGQAHCALITELCLRDSALLYSVSSSLDTPLHCAARHGHADAVETIVRLARSSVEEGRLRELLGGRNDAGDTALHVAARHGRGETVEVLMKLAPEMAAEVNGAGVSPLYLAVMSRSMRAVEAIVGYQDASAAGPMSQNALHAAVLQSSEMVSLLLRCWPSLATDLDSNKSSPLHFASSDGDCSIIEEILTHAPPSTAYLQDNEGLSALHAAALMGNEPAVRLLLQFYPASAGIRDNHGRSFLHAAALRGHSSIVSQVIKNRTLENLLNQQDREGNTALHLAVESGEYGTVSKLLSSGKVQVHIMNNAGHTPADLIEKSTGFYSMVSLVVKLYVYGAQFRPQRQDLVKKWSGQDLVKWRVATSKNLAIVSTLVATVAFSAAFNVPGSYGSDGKANLNENRMYTAFLVLDTIAVTTAVMATILLVYGRASQSNRSWLGFIISMHFLWLSLLCMMLGFFTAIAATSDRKSTSIALYRVIYFGLYVLIMLLTSLAMPGSLRGVLRLLLGREGHLKRRIKRQYPFVVVYTFNMLLFIVVNNIGLASVDTIGNLR